In the Rubrivivax gelatinosus IL144 genome, GCGCGTTGAACACCGGGAAGGCCCGGCGCCGCGCCGACAGCAGGCCGGCGAAACGCGCCTCGCGGTGGTATTCGACGATGAACTCCACCCAGTCGGTCGCCTTCAGGAACTCGATGACCTGCGGCTGCACGCTCGGGCGCGAGCTGTCGGGGTTGACGTCGAGGTAGTACGGCGAGCGCCAGTCCCACAGGCCCAGCAGCAGCGGGTCGGGCAGGAAGATGTTCATCGCCAGCGCCGGCGAGCTGAAGTTCCAGCGCGCGGTCGGGTCGGTCCAGGGCGAGTCGTCGTCGCCGTAGCGCTTGATGCCCGTCAAGGCGTCGCGCAGCGCGGTGGCCGCGGCGTGCACGCGCGGCGTGGCGAACTGCTGGCGCAGCAGCGCCTGCGCCAGCGAGGCCAGGTCGGTCAGCTCGTCGGGCGTCTCCAGCCGCATCGAGCCGTTGGAGTCGTACTGCTGGGCGACGATGATCGCCCGGCGGATGGCGTGCACGACGTCGGTGCGGCTGCCCGCGTCGGCGCTGCGCAGCGCCTGCAGCAGGGCGTCGGCGAGTTCGTCGACGCATTCGCTGATGTGCTGCATGCGCGAGAGCATCACCACGCCGGCGGTCGTCGGGTGGTTGCCCTTGGCGGCCAGCACCGCGTGGTTGGCGTCGGCGAACCACTGGCCGAGCTGCGCCGGCGTGGCGCTGCCCTGGCTGGCGAGCTGGCGGAAGACCTCGGGGTAGGGCGCGCCGGCGGTGAAGAAGTTGTAGTTCATGTAGCCGGTGGCCACCTCGGCGTAGGGCGCCACGGTGTGCAGCACTTCGACGGCCATGTTGAAGCAGTTGTCGAAGTGGATCGCCGCCAGCCGCGGCACGCCGGCCTGGCGCGCCAGGCGCAGCGCCTCGCCCAGCCCCCAGGTCGACAGCGGCAGCGGGCCCATCGGCAGCACCGGCGAACCCATCGGCAGCACGGGCGAGCCCATCGGCAGCACCGGCGAGCCCATCGGCAGCACCGGCGAAGCCTGCGAGCCGCCGATGTGCCACTGGAAGCGGCCCTGCTCGGTGTAGGCGTCGGCCTCGAGCTGGTTGCGGTCGATCTCGGGGATGAAGCCGGCGCCGTGGCCTTCGAGCGCCAGCACCAGCGAGGTCGCCGGATGGTGCTGGCTGGCGTGGCGCAGCAGGCCGGCCAGCGTGCGCGGCGAGTCCATGCGCTGCTTCCAGTTGGAGTTGCAGGCCAGGGCCTCGGGCCGGAAGGCCGGGATGTCGATCAGCCAGGTCTCGTCGTCGACGCGGTCGACGAGCGCGCAGACGTTGACGCCGCTGGCCGCCACCTCCTTCAGCGCCGCGGTCAGCGGGTGCTGCATCACGTCCTGGGTGTTGCCGTCGGGGTAGGTGGCGAGCGTCTTGTCCTCGCCGAACGGGGCGAAGACGACGAGGGTCACGCCCTCGGGGCCGGGGTGGGCGTCGGGGTCTGACGAGATCAGTTGCGGCGGCTGCTGCATGCGCTTCTCCTGTTGGATGCCGGGTGGCGCGGCGGGCCGCCGCGCAGGGACGGTCGATACACTAGGACCGCCGAATTCCCAACGCGAGGCACGCTGCCGACGCTCGCGTCACGGGAGGCCAGACGATCGCCAGACGATGCGGCAGTGACAGAACCGGCATGACGATCCCGCCCAGTCCCCTCGCCCTGCGCCCGCCCGGCGGCGCGCGCCAACTTCCCGGCCCGCTGGCCGACGCCGTGCTCGGTGCCGCGCTGGCCGCGCACCGCGACGGCACGCTGCCCGAACTGCTGCGCCGTCGCCCGCGCACCACACGCTGGGTGGTGCGCCGGCTGCTGCAGCCGGTGCTGGACTGCGGCGGCGACGCGCTGCGCGGCGCGCAGGGCGAGGTGCTGGCGCTGCAGTGGCTGCTGGCCTGGGCCGTGGCCCAGCTGCGCCCCGACGGCCAGCCCGGCTTCGCCGACATCGGCCGCGAAGCCTGGCTGGAGCGCACCAGCTGGCGGCCGATGCTGGCGGTGATGTGCCACCACGGCTTCGCGCCGGTGCAGGCCTTCCCCGACCGCTTCCGCGCCCGCGCCGACGAGTCGCCGGCCGACCACCTCTGCGGCCTGTGGTCCGTCGGCCCCAGCACCTACTACCGCTACCTCGACAAGGGCCGGCGCCAGCTCGCCGAGCTGCTGCTGGCACCGACCTGCGAGCGCCTGCTGTCGCTGCGCGACGCGATGCAGCGCCGCGCCTGGGCGCTGCTCGGGCTGGAAGAACCGGCGGCGCGGCGCGAATGGCACCACACGCTGGCCCGGCGCGCGCTCGTCGAGCCGGCGCCGGCCGCCGCGCTGTGGCACTTGCTGCAGGCCGGCGACGCCGCCGGCTTCCTGCAGGCGCTGCAGCGCTTTCGGGTCGAGCTGGGCCACGATCTCTTCGTCGACGCGCTGATCGAGCGCCTGAACGCGCTGCCGCTGGCCACGCGCCAGCGTGCCGAGCTCTGCCTGGCCCAGGCCGCGCTGGCGCGCATCCGCGGCCAGGACGAACGCGAACGCCAGGCCTACGAGCAGGCGCAGCGCATCGCCGCAGCGGCCGGCGACCGGCTGATGCTGGGGGTGGTCTGCGGCGAACTGGGCAAGTTCTTCGAGCCGCGCGACGGCGAACGTGCCTTCGCCTGCTACCAGGACAGCGCCGAGTTCCTGCGCCGCGCCGGCGTCGCCGACGGCCCGGCGCGCGACGGCCCCCACGAAGGCCTGCGCGCCTACGTCGTCACGCTGGTGCGCCTGGGCTGGCTGCACGTGCTGCGCAACGACCCCTGCAGCAAGGCGGTGCTGGAAAGCGCCGAGGCGCTGCGTTCGGCGCTGGACGACGAGACGCTGGCGCAGCTGGAGCAGGCCTGGGGCGAGTACTGCCGCCGCGCCGGCGAGCTGCGCGCCGCGCTGGAGCACAAGCACCGCGCGCTGAACCTCTACGAGCGCCTGGGCGACACCCAGGCCGTCGTCAAGACCTGGTGCAACCTGGCCCTGCTGTACGGCGACAGCAAGGACTACCCGCGTGCCATCGAGTACTCCGAGCGCGTGCTGACGCTGGCCGAACGCAGCCCGGTCGAGCCCGAGACCGTCGCCTCCACCCACCTGAACCTGGGCAGCACCTACTTCTGGCAGGAGCGCTGGGACGAGGCCATCGAGCAGTACGCCGCCGGCCTGGCCAGGGCCGAGGCGGCGCGGCTGGAGGTGCTGGTCGGCCGCGCCCACTACAACCTGGCCGAGGCCTACTACAAGCGCTTCCAGGCCGAGGGCCGCGCCGACGACGAGAGCCGCGGCGACACCCACGCCGCCCTGGGCCAGATCGTCTGGGCCCGCGAGGGCGACGCCGGCGCGGTGGCCGCCACGCGCGGGCTGAAGGCCGAGATCCTGGGCCCACGCGAAGGCAGCCACGTCGACCGGCTGCTGCCCGGCGAATGGGCGGCGCACCGCGGCGAGATGGTCGAGGTCGAGCACGAGCGCGCCCGCCTGGCGATGCCGCTGGCGCCCGAGGAGCACGTGCGCGCGCACCTGGCGATCGCACGCGCCTACCTGGCGATCGCCGCGCAGGAGCGCGAGGCCGCGCTGGCCCTGGTGGAGCGCCACGGCCTGGCCGGCGGCTTCGTCGCCGAACTCGACGCGCTGCGCGCCACCTTCGACCGCACGCTGACGCGCGAGCAGCGTCTGGCCGCCTGCTGGCGCGAACAGGCCGCCGCGCTGCTGGACGACGAGCGCCGCGCCGCGCTGCTGGACCGGCTGATCGACGCCGGCTTCGTCGGCAAGAGCGGCTACGCCGAACTCTGCGGCGTGAGCCTGGCCACCGCGTCCAAGCACCTGGGGCTGCTGACGCAGCTCGGCCTGCTGCGGCAGACGGGCAAGGGGCCGAGCACGCGTTACCTGCTGGCCGACCCCGGCGCACCGTCCGCCGGCTGAACCCGGCGCGCTAGGGCTCCGGCGGTGCGACGAAGCTGCCGTCGAGCGTCGCGCTGCGGTCGGCGGCCAGGCCGCCGGTGCCCGTTTCCTGCAGCACGGTGGCATCCAGCCGCACCTGGCGCTCGCCGGCGGCGTCGGGGCCGGTGACCGTGATGCCGGCGCAGCCGCTGCCGCGGCACTCGTAGCGCGGGCCGCCGAAGGCGTCGAAGAAGGCGTAGGCGACGCTGCCCGAAGGCGTCAACGCGACGACCAGGCTGTTGGCGCTGACGTAGCTGCCGGCGCCGTCGCTCAGCAGGCCGGCGATGCCGAGCACGAGCTGGCCGTCCTCGTCGCGGCTGGTCGAGCGCAGCTGGAAGCCCTGCGTGTCCGCCGGCTCGCAGATGGTGACCGTCGCCGCCTGGTCGCTCGGCGCGGCCACGACGCTGGGCGCGCCGGCCGCGCAGGGCAGCGGCGACAGCGGCAGCGCCGACGGGTCGTCGTAGTGGTAGCCGGTCAGCTCGGCCTGCACCGTGATCCAGCTCTCGGCCGACAGCGAATCGTCGGGCAGCACGGCGTGCAGCTGTGCGCCGTCGAAGTGCATCGGACGCAGCAGGATCGGCAGGCCCAGGCTCTCGTCGACGGTCTCGGCGCCCAGCGTCACGCCGCCGCAGCCGCCGTCGCGGCACTGGTAGCGCGCCACCGCGGCGCCGGTGTCGGGGTCGGTCGTGTAGACCAGCGCACGCACGACGGCGTCGCCCTGCACGACGACTTCCAGCGACGGCCCGCCGCTGCCGTCGCCGAAGGTGTAGACGCGCCGCGTCGCGCCGCTGGGCTGGCTCTGGCCGGCCGCACCGAGGCCGAAGTCGTCGGGTGTCGCGCAGAACCCTTCGGCGCTGCCGGCGGCCGCGTCGACGAGGTAATAGAAGTTGGCCGTGCAGGGCAGCCCCGGCAGCTCGACGCCGGCCGCGGCGCTGCGCAGGCTGCCGGCCAGCGTCAACGTGCCGCCGGGCCCGGCCAGCACCGTGGCGTCGAAGCTCAGCGTGCGCACGCCGCCGTCGGCCGCGGCGCCGACCGTGACGCCGCTGCAGGCGCTGCCGCTGCAGGCCGCGGTCTCGCCTTCGGCGCTGGCGAAGCGCAAGTCGACCAGCACCGCGTCGCGCAGCCTCAGCGTCAGCGTGTCGCCGTGGCGGTTGGCGAAGCCGAGCACGCGCAGCTCGGCGTCGTCCGGATCGGCGGCGTTGCTCTTCGTGAACGGGCAGAACGCGTCGTCGTGGGCGCCGCTGCGCACGCTGATCTGCTCGACGCGGCAGCGCCCCGACTCCTGCGCCAGCGCGCTGACGACGGCGCTGACGTCGCCGTCCTGGCCGATGCGCGCGACCAGCGAACGCAGCGTGTCGTACATGCGGTCGCCGTCGACGCGGTCGAACGGCGTCGTGACGAAGTCGCCCAGATCGGCCGGCAGCTCGAAGCCGAACTCGCGTTGCAGGTAGCGCCGCACGCGCTGCTGCGCCGCGGCGACCGCGGCCGCGTCGGCCTGGGTGAAACCGCCGCGGTTGCCCAGCGCGGCGAAGTAGGCGCCGGGCTCCTGGCCCAGCAGCTGCGCGACGAGCAGCGTCGTCAGCGGCGTCAGGTTGGCGACGCCCGGGCCGGTGGCCACCGAGTACAGCCCGTAGGTCGACGCCACGGCGCTGTCGCTCAGCAGGTAGGGGCCGCTCAGCTGGTCCAGGCTGGCGAGGTAGTCGCTGCCGTCGACCGGCGCCGCGCGGCCTTCGGCGGTGCGCGCGGTGCCGACATTGCCCTTGACGGTGATCTGCAGGCTGCGCACGTCGGTGGCCGTGCGGCCGTCGGTGACGCGGCCGGCGAGCGTCGGCCTCTCGCTTTGCGGCGGGGCTTCGGCATTGCCTTCGCTGCCGCCGCCGCAGCCGGCCAGCAGGGCGGCGAACACGGTGGCCAGCGCCGCGGCGGCCAGGCGCCACGAAGGAATGGGGCTCGGGTTGGGCATCGTGTCTTCCGTGTCGTGCGTCTAGGGCTGGCCGGGCATCACCAGCGTGCCGTCCAGCACCAGCACCGGCCGGGCGTGGTCGGTGCCGGCGTACAGCGCGGTGCGGCCGAAGGAGAAACGGCGCTGCGCCAGTGCATTGGCCGGCTCGGCGCTGTGCGTGCCGACGCCGGTGCAGGCGGCGCCGCGGCAGCCGTGGCCGGCCCAGTCGACGCCGGTCACGCGTTCGGCGGCGTCGACGTCGATGCGCAGCGTGCGGCCTTCGTGGTCCTCGAAGCGGTAGCGGCGCTGGCCGTCGTCGGCCAGCTCGACGCCGCTGCCGCCCTGGCCGCAGAAGCGCTGCGACGAGCCGTCGGCGGCCTGCATCGTCACGCCGGCTTCGCTGCAGGCCAGGCCCGGCAGCTGGTCTTCGGGCGGGATCGCCAGCCGGGCGTCCAGCCTCAGCTCGGCCGGCGTGGCGCCGACGGCGGCCAGGCGCAGGCCGCTGAGCACCAGCGCCCGCGCCTGGCCGCTGGCGCGTTCATCCACCTGCACCGCGGCGGCGCAGGCGCCCGCCTCGCAGGCGTAGCGGCGGCCGTCGCGCGCCCGCAGCGTCACGGCCGTGGCGCGGCGCTGCACGGTGTCGACGGCCAGCCGCCAGCCGTCGGCGTCGGCGGCGCCGATCTCGTAGCGGCGCACGCTGCCGGTCTGCTGCACGCGCGTGGCGTCCATGCAGACGGTGGCGGGCTCGCCGCCGGCCGGTGTCAGCACCAGCGACTGCAGCGCGCAGCGTGGCGGCGCCGCCGCCACGAGCGCAGGTGCCGGCGGGGCGATCGCTTCGGGCGCCGGCGTACGGGGCACGGCCGTTTCGGGCGCGGGCACCGGCGCGCCCGACGGCCGCTGCCACGCCGCCCAGCCCGCCAATGCCGCAGCCGCGGTGGCGGCGAGCAGCAGCGCGCGGCGTGGCGTCCCGGTCATACCCGTGCCGCCGCTCAGTTGCAGACGTAGGCCGAGGTCAGGATGGCCTGCGGTGTCTGGCCTTCCTCGCCGCCTTGCCAGAGCCGGGCCTTCAGCGCCTGCGGCGTCGCGTTGTAGCCGCTGGGGCAGACCTGGCGCACCAGCAGCCACGGCGACCACTCGCTGTTGTACGAGTACGGGATCGCGACGTCGAGGTCGGCCTTGTTGACGTCGACGCGGAAGTCGACCCAGGCGTTGTTCGTCGTCTTGTTCGCGTACTGCGCCGAGCCCGAGGGTTCGAACAGCCCCTGCAGCGTGCGCCCGACGACCTCCAGGTCCTTGTACGACGAGGCCGTGTCGGGGCTGGTGCCCGGCGCCGGCTGCGTGGTGGGAAAGGGCGGTGTCGTCGGCAGCGGGTTGGCCGAGCCGCGGTAGTAGGCGACCTCGGCCGTCACCGCCGAGCGGATGGCGCGGAACAGGTCGTTGATCTCGAAGCTGTTGCCGCTGGGGTTCCAGGCCGCGGTGTTGAGCTGCACGCGCAGCCCCAGCGTGTAGGTGTTCGTCGAGTTGCAGCTGCTGCCGCTGCCGGCGCACCAGACGCGGTCGTGCAGCGTGCCCA is a window encoding:
- a CDS encoding clostripain-related cysteine peptidase codes for the protein MQQPPQLISSDPDAHPGPEGVTLVVFAPFGEDKTLATYPDGNTQDVMQHPLTAALKEVAASGVNVCALVDRVDDETWLIDIPAFRPEALACNSNWKQRMDSPRTLAGLLRHASQHHPATSLVLALEGHGAGFIPEIDRNQLEADAYTEQGRFQWHIGGSQASPVLPMGSPVLPMGSPVLPMGSPVLPMGPLPLSTWGLGEALRLARQAGVPRLAAIHFDNCFNMAVEVLHTVAPYAEVATGYMNYNFFTAGAPYPEVFRQLASQGSATPAQLGQWFADANHAVLAAKGNHPTTAGVVMLSRMQHISECVDELADALLQALRSADAGSRTDVVHAIRRAIIVAQQYDSNGSMRLETPDELTDLASLAQALLRQQFATPRVHAAATALRDALTGIKRYGDDDSPWTDPTARWNFSSPALAMNIFLPDPLLLGLWDWRSPYYLDVNPDSSRPSVQPQVIEFLKATDWVEFIVEYHREARFAGLLSARRRAFPVFNARYQRPAGTASAGAPAEDA
- a CDS encoding tetratricopeptide repeat protein, producing the protein MTIPPSPLALRPPGGARQLPGPLADAVLGAALAAHRDGTLPELLRRRPRTTRWVVRRLLQPVLDCGGDALRGAQGEVLALQWLLAWAVAQLRPDGQPGFADIGREAWLERTSWRPMLAVMCHHGFAPVQAFPDRFRARADESPADHLCGLWSVGPSTYYRYLDKGRRQLAELLLAPTCERLLSLRDAMQRRAWALLGLEEPAARREWHHTLARRALVEPAPAAALWHLLQAGDAAGFLQALQRFRVELGHDLFVDALIERLNALPLATRQRAELCLAQAALARIRGQDERERQAYEQAQRIAAAAGDRLMLGVVCGELGKFFEPRDGERAFACYQDSAEFLRRAGVADGPARDGPHEGLRAYVVTLVRLGWLHVLRNDPCSKAVLESAEALRSALDDETLAQLEQAWGEYCRRAGELRAALEHKHRALNLYERLGDTQAVVKTWCNLALLYGDSKDYPRAIEYSERVLTLAERSPVEPETVASTHLNLGSTYFWQERWDEAIEQYAAGLARAEAARLEVLVGRAHYNLAEAYYKRFQAEGRADDESRGDTHAALGQIVWAREGDAGAVAATRGLKAEILGPREGSHVDRLLPGEWAAHRGEMVEVEHERARLAMPLAPEEHVRAHLAIARAYLAIAAQEREAALALVERHGLAGGFVAELDALRATFDRTLTREQRLAACWREQAAALLDDERRAALLDRLIDAGFVGKSGYAELCGVSLATASKHLGLLTQLGLLRQTGKGPSTRYLLADPGAPSAG